A window of Rhododendron vialii isolate Sample 1 chromosome 13a, ASM3025357v1 contains these coding sequences:
- the LOC131314794 gene encoding uncharacterized protein LOC131314794, with amino-acid sequence MEDMACLWSHQETPEELKQRLVYTTLELELVRMESDEEMKNNKECMKQLLQQLKTSCQERDEARDQLNKLLNNLMPCTPNTLPEFLPPPPQLLPESPLIQPTKGNSSITESNSLSADTFNYQSPVNSFFDPVSSPDSSSNFVFTNQPVFDQGCLVIDEIVKGRTLPQKGKLLQAVLEAGPLLQTLVVSGPLPRWRNPPPLQTFHIPPVSIKGREAQIVNVPKQLNLSSFVDVSCGSSQVSMLDFSSGGFRSRVDSGQLISAGANASSYVPLGKRQRYQ; translated from the exons atggaggatATGGCTTGTTTATGGAGTCATCAAGAG ACGCCTGAGGAATTGAAGCAAAGACTTGTGTACACAACTCTCGAACTCGAATTGGTGAGAATGGAATCGGATGAGGAGATGAAAAACAACAAAGAGTGCATGAAACAACTTCTGCAGCAGCTAAAAACTTCCTGCCAAGAAAGAGATGAAGCAAGAGACCAACTTAACAAACTACTAAACAATCTCATGCCTTGTACCCCCAATACCTTGCCCGAATTCCTCCCTCCTCCGCCCCAACTCCTCCCCGAAAGCCCTCTCATTCAACCCACCAAAGGCAACTCAAGCATAACTGAGTCAAACAGTCTCTCTGCGGACACATTCAATTACCAATCACCGGTCAATTCGTTTTTCGATCCTGTCTCATCTCCAGATTCCTCGAGTAATTTTGTATTTACGAACCAACCTGTTTTTGACCAAGGTTGTTTGGTTATTGATGAGATTGTGAAGGGAAGAACTCTGCCTCAGAAAGGGAAACTGTTACAGGCTGTGTTGGAGGCGGGGCCGCTGCTTCAGACTCTTGTTGTTTCTGGGCCGCTTCCCCGGTGGAGGAATCCTCCCCCTCTTCAGACCTTTCACATTCCACCTGTTTCCATCAAAGGGCGTGAGGCTCAAATTGTCAATGTACCGAAACAACTGAATTTGTCGTCTTTTGTTGACGTTTCTTGTGGCTCTTCTCAAGTTTCTATGTTGGATTTTTCCAGTGGAGGGTTTCGATCGCGTGTGGACAGCGGGCAGTTGATCTCTGCTGGAGCTAATGCTAGTAGCTATGTTCCCTTAGGCAAGCGACAGAGATACCAATGA
- the LOC131314796 gene encoding UDP-galactose/UDP-glucose transporter 5B-like isoform X3 encodes MEAEPLSPPYSEENRFWKGAFAVVGIMSTLVIYGVLQEKIMTVPYGETKEYFKYSLFLVFCNRLTTSAVSAGALLASKKALDPVAPVYKYCLVSVSNIVTTTCQYEALKYVSFPVQTLAKCAKMIPVMIWSTAIMQKVYKANDYFLAFLVMIGCALFILYPATGDNSPYNRGRESTVWGVSLMIGYLGFDGFTSTFQDKLFRGYEMEIHNQIFYTTLCSCILSLTGLILQGDLLMAIDFVGRHNDCFFDVALLSTVATAGQFFISYTIRTFGALTFATIMTTRQLAFCYHACGSSIH; translated from the exons ATGGAGGCGGAACCACTTTCGCCACCGTACTCGGAAGAGAACAGGTTCTGGAAAGGGGCTTTCGCCGTGGTCGGAATCATGTCCACTCTAGTTATCTACGGCGTCTTACAG GAAAAGATCATGACAGTTCCGTATGGCGAAACGAAAGAGTATTTCAAGTACTCATTATTTCTTGTTTTCTGCAATCGTCTTACAACATCAGCTGTATCTGCAGGCGCTCTACTG GCAAGTAAGAAAGCATTGGACCCTGTTGCTCCTGTATATAAGTATTGTCTCGTTTCAGTGTCAAACATAGTAACAACAACGTGCCAGTATGAG GCGCTTAAATACGTAAGCTTTCCTGTTCAAACACTTGCAAAATGTGCCAAAATGATACCTGTCATG ATTTGGAGCACAGCGATTATGCAGAAGGTGTACAAGGCCAACGACTATTTCCTGGCTTTTCTAGTGATGATTGGTTGTGCATTATTCATTCTATACCCG GCAACAGGGGATAACAGCCCATATAATAGAGGGAGGGAAAGCACAGTTTGGGGTGTTTCCTTGATGATTGGTTATCTTGG GTTTGATGGTTTTACAAGCACGTTCCAGGACAAACTATTTAGAGGCTATGAGATGGAGATACACAATCAGATATTCTACACGACATTGTGTTCTTGTATACTCAGCTTGACTG GTCTCATACTACAAGGAGATCTCCTTATGGCGATAGATTTTGTTGGACGTCATAATGATTGTTTCTTTGATGTTGCTTTACTATCCACT GTAGCAACTGCTGGTCAATTCTTCATTTCCTACACAATTCGGACATTCGGTGCACTCACATTTGCCACCATAATGACCACACGGCAG TTAGCATTCTGCTATCATGCATGTGGTTCGTCCATCCACTGA
- the LOC131314796 gene encoding UDP-galactose/UDP-glucose transporter 5B-like isoform X1: MEAEPLSPPYSEENRFWKGAFAVVGIMSTLVIYGVLQEKIMTVPYGETKEYFKYSLFLVFCNRLTTSAVSAGALLASKKALDPVAPVYKYCLVSVSNIVTTTCQYEALKYVSFPVQTLAKCAKMIPVMIWSTAIMQKVYKANDYFLAFLVMIGCALFILYPATGDNSPYNRGRESTVWGVSLMIGYLGFDGFTSTFQDKLFRGYEMEIHNQIFYTTLCSCILSLTGLILQGDLLMAIDFVGRHNDCFFDVALLSTVATAGQFFISYTIRTFGALTFATIMTTRQLVSILLSCMWFVHPLSWEQGIGAAIVFGSLYAKSFLKNKRQKPSQPEDGESILLKGNP, encoded by the exons ATGGAGGCGGAACCACTTTCGCCACCGTACTCGGAAGAGAACAGGTTCTGGAAAGGGGCTTTCGCCGTGGTCGGAATCATGTCCACTCTAGTTATCTACGGCGTCTTACAG GAAAAGATCATGACAGTTCCGTATGGCGAAACGAAAGAGTATTTCAAGTACTCATTATTTCTTGTTTTCTGCAATCGTCTTACAACATCAGCTGTATCTGCAGGCGCTCTACTG GCAAGTAAGAAAGCATTGGACCCTGTTGCTCCTGTATATAAGTATTGTCTCGTTTCAGTGTCAAACATAGTAACAACAACGTGCCAGTATGAG GCGCTTAAATACGTAAGCTTTCCTGTTCAAACACTTGCAAAATGTGCCAAAATGATACCTGTCATG ATTTGGAGCACAGCGATTATGCAGAAGGTGTACAAGGCCAACGACTATTTCCTGGCTTTTCTAGTGATGATTGGTTGTGCATTATTCATTCTATACCCG GCAACAGGGGATAACAGCCCATATAATAGAGGGAGGGAAAGCACAGTTTGGGGTGTTTCCTTGATGATTGGTTATCTTGG GTTTGATGGTTTTACAAGCACGTTCCAGGACAAACTATTTAGAGGCTATGAGATGGAGATACACAATCAGATATTCTACACGACATTGTGTTCTTGTATACTCAGCTTGACTG GTCTCATACTACAAGGAGATCTCCTTATGGCGATAGATTTTGTTGGACGTCATAATGATTGTTTCTTTGATGTTGCTTTACTATCCACT GTAGCAACTGCTGGTCAATTCTTCATTTCCTACACAATTCGGACATTCGGTGCACTCACATTTGCCACCATAATGACCACACGGCAG TTAGTTAGCATTCTGCTATCATGCATGTGGTTCGTCCATCCACTGAGCTGGGAACAAGGCATTGGCGCT GCTATCGTTTTTGGTTCCCTTTATGCGAAAAGCTTCTTGAAAAACAAACGTCAGAAACCTTCACAACCGGAAGATGGGGAATCTATTCTCCTGAAGGGGAACCCTTGA
- the LOC131314796 gene encoding UDP-galactose/UDP-glucose transporter 5B-like isoform X2 codes for MEAEPLSPPYSEENRFWKGAFAVVGIMSTLVIYGVLQEKIMTVPYGETKEYFKYSLFLVFCNRLTTSAVSAGALLASKKALDPVAPVYKYCLVSVSNIVTTTCQYEIWSTAIMQKVYKANDYFLAFLVMIGCALFILYPATGDNSPYNRGRESTVWGVSLMIGYLGFDGFTSTFQDKLFRGYEMEIHNQIFYTTLCSCILSLTGLILQGDLLMAIDFVGRHNDCFFDVALLSTVATAGQFFISYTIRTFGALTFATIMTTRQLVSILLSCMWFVHPLSWEQGIGAAIVFGSLYAKSFLKNKRQKPSQPEDGESILLKGNP; via the exons ATGGAGGCGGAACCACTTTCGCCACCGTACTCGGAAGAGAACAGGTTCTGGAAAGGGGCTTTCGCCGTGGTCGGAATCATGTCCACTCTAGTTATCTACGGCGTCTTACAG GAAAAGATCATGACAGTTCCGTATGGCGAAACGAAAGAGTATTTCAAGTACTCATTATTTCTTGTTTTCTGCAATCGTCTTACAACATCAGCTGTATCTGCAGGCGCTCTACTG GCAAGTAAGAAAGCATTGGACCCTGTTGCTCCTGTATATAAGTATTGTCTCGTTTCAGTGTCAAACATAGTAACAACAACGTGCCAGTATGAG ATTTGGAGCACAGCGATTATGCAGAAGGTGTACAAGGCCAACGACTATTTCCTGGCTTTTCTAGTGATGATTGGTTGTGCATTATTCATTCTATACCCG GCAACAGGGGATAACAGCCCATATAATAGAGGGAGGGAAAGCACAGTTTGGGGTGTTTCCTTGATGATTGGTTATCTTGG GTTTGATGGTTTTACAAGCACGTTCCAGGACAAACTATTTAGAGGCTATGAGATGGAGATACACAATCAGATATTCTACACGACATTGTGTTCTTGTATACTCAGCTTGACTG GTCTCATACTACAAGGAGATCTCCTTATGGCGATAGATTTTGTTGGACGTCATAATGATTGTTTCTTTGATGTTGCTTTACTATCCACT GTAGCAACTGCTGGTCAATTCTTCATTTCCTACACAATTCGGACATTCGGTGCACTCACATTTGCCACCATAATGACCACACGGCAG TTAGTTAGCATTCTGCTATCATGCATGTGGTTCGTCCATCCACTGAGCTGGGAACAAGGCATTGGCGCT GCTATCGTTTTTGGTTCCCTTTATGCGAAAAGCTTCTTGAAAAACAAACGTCAGAAACCTTCACAACCGGAAGATGGGGAATCTATTCTCCTGAAGGGGAACCCTTGA